One window from the genome of Thermococcus sp. EP1 encodes:
- a CDS encoding RsmB/NOP family class I SAM-dependent RNA methyltransferase translates to MELFYKITLHELIADILTIVDEREYSSKNALERVFKRVSGKDKERVRGLAHAYVFEIEKWKKKIDFIGNSVLKGTKIEELEPYLANLLRIGIFEMKFKKINPAIATDSVVRVVKERYDLNRAKFINAILREIEGFNVENALKSLKERDKTEYLSVKFSHPRWYVEYVIDLLGYENAIRLLLSNNKAQRYYIRVNPLKTDVDSLSEYLEEHGVRVARTPVSDVLKVLDYTTPITRLEWYKKGYFVIQDLASAYVAHVLTPEKGEKILDLAAAPGSKTFHVAHLMENTGEIIAVDYSLERLRKMEAKMKILGVKNVKLVHADGMRFKDMRKFDKIILDAPCSSSGTYRQFPEVKWRFNEEKIKKVIQVQKAMIRNAFKNLKKEGEMTYSTCSIRIDENEENIKYAIEKVGFNLVAYPFNWGEKGFTEIGEMVFRSFTHLHDCNSFFIAKLKKE, encoded by the coding sequence ATGGAATTGTTTTACAAAATAACCCTTCATGAGTTAATTGCCGACATACTTACCATTGTAGATGAACGTGAGTACTCCTCTAAAAATGCATTAGAGAGAGTATTTAAAAGGGTTAGTGGGAAAGATAAAGAAAGAGTGAGAGGATTAGCACATGCATATGTTTTTGAAATCGAGAAATGGAAAAAGAAAATCGATTTTATTGGAAATTCTGTTCTCAAAGGCACCAAAATCGAAGAGCTTGAGCCGTATCTCGCCAATCTCCTCCGAATTGGAATATTTGAAATGAAGTTCAAGAAAATAAACCCTGCCATAGCAACAGACTCTGTAGTAAGAGTTGTAAAGGAAAGATATGACCTAAATAGAGCAAAATTCATTAATGCGATTTTAAGGGAGATTGAGGGATTTAATGTTGAGAATGCACTTAAGAGTCTTAAAGAGAGAGACAAGACAGAATATCTCAGTGTTAAATTCTCTCACCCTCGCTGGTACGTCGAATATGTAATAGATCTTCTCGGATACGAAAATGCCATAAGGCTCTTATTAAGCAATAATAAAGCCCAAAGGTATTATATCCGAGTGAACCCGTTGAAGACTGATGTGGACTCTCTTAGTGAATACTTAGAGGAACATGGCGTCCGAGTAGCACGAACTCCAGTTAGTGATGTATTAAAAGTTCTGGATTACACGACTCCAATAACACGTCTTGAATGGTATAAAAAGGGTTATTTTGTAATACAGGACTTAGCAAGTGCATATGTAGCTCATGTCCTTACTCCAGAAAAAGGGGAAAAAATTCTCGATCTAGCAGCAGCTCCTGGGAGTAAAACATTTCATGTTGCACACTTAATGGAGAATACAGGAGAAATAATTGCTGTAGATTATTCTCTTGAGAGACTTAGAAAGATGGAAGCAAAAATGAAAATTCTAGGTGTAAAAAATGTCAAACTCGTGCATGCTGATGGCATGAGGTTCAAAGATATGAGAAAATTCGATAAAATAATTCTTGATGCACCATGTTCTTCTTCTGGAACCTACAGGCAGTTTCCAGAAGTAAAATGGCGTTTTAATGAGGAAAAGATAAAGAAAGTAATCCAGGTGCAAAAGGCCATGATTAGAAATGCATTTAAAAATCTGAAAAAAGAAGGAGAAATGACATATTCTACCTGTTCAATAAGAATAGACGAAAATGAAGAGAACATAAAGTATGCAATAGAAAAAGTAGGGTTTAACCTAGTTGCTTATCCATTCAACTGGGGAGAAAAGGGATTTACTGAAATCGGAGAGATGGTTTTCAGAAGCTTTACCCATTTACACGATTGCAACAGCTTTTTCATTGCAAAATTAAAAAAAGAGTAG
- a CDS encoding TIGR00296 family protein, giving the protein MYKIKDEWGLFLIKLARKAIEEYLKSGKELGPPQDTPSDLWKKMGVFVTLNRYNMPPQQALRGCIGFPYPIYPLVTATIKAAIYAAVDDPRFPPVSAEELDKITIEVSVLTPPELVEGPPHERPNKIKVGRDGLIVKKGIYSGLLLPQVPIEWNWDEEEFLSETCWKAGLPPDCWMDESTEVYRFTAEIFEEEYPNGPVRRKPLC; this is encoded by the coding sequence ATGTATAAGATAAAAGACGAGTGGGGATTATTCTTAATAAAACTAGCTAGGAAGGCAATAGAAGAATATTTAAAGAGTGGTAAAGAGCTTGGGCCTCCTCAAGACACTCCATCAGATCTTTGGAAGAAAATGGGAGTATTCGTTACATTAAACCGATATAACATGCCTCCTCAACAAGCACTAAGGGGATGTATAGGATTTCCTTATCCGATTTACCCATTAGTTACAGCCACAATAAAAGCGGCAATCTATGCTGCTGTGGATGATCCACGTTTTCCTCCAGTTAGTGCTGAAGAGCTGGACAAGATTACGATTGAGGTCAGTGTTCTAACCCCTCCCGAACTTGTGGAAGGCCCTCCCCATGAGAGGCCCAATAAGATAAAAGTTGGGAGAGATGGACTAATAGTTAAAAAGGGGATTTATAGTGGGCTCCTCTTACCCCAAGTCCCCATTGAGTGGAATTGGGATGAAGAAGAATTTTTAAGTGAAACATGTTGGAAAGCAGGTCTTCCCCCTGATTGTTGGATGGACGAAAGTACTGAGGTTTACCGTTTTACAGCTGAAATTTTTGAAGAAGAATATCCAAACGGTCCAGTTAGGAGAAAACCCCTCTGTTAA
- a CDS encoding MTH1187 family thiamine-binding protein: protein MSIIIEFVIIPLGEKSLSKYVAQVVKLLEEKKVKYQLTPMGTIIEVSSLRDGLKIIEEAHEMMFKLGTDRVATTIRIDDRRDKERVMEDKVKSVFEKLRGEQKLEY, encoded by the coding sequence ATGAGTATTATAATCGAGTTTGTAATTATTCCACTTGGTGAAAAAAGTCTGAGTAAGTATGTAGCTCAAGTAGTAAAGCTTTTAGAGGAGAAAAAAGTAAAATATCAATTGACCCCTATGGGAACAATCATTGAAGTATCCTCCCTGAGAGACGGATTGAAGATAATAGAAGAGGCTCATGAAATGATGTTTAAACTCGGGACTGACCGAGTCGCTACTACAATCAGAATTGACGATAGGAGGGACAAAGAAAGAGTGATGGAGGATAAAGTTAAATCAGTTTTTGAAAAACTCCGGGGGGAACAAAAATTAGAGTATTGA
- a CDS encoding DUF373 family protein → MLAIDRDNDFGEKAGVKGPVIGKEACIDAALKLSLADPEDSDANVLYAAIKLYEELKERGEFDDVEIALITGHSEVGIKSDIELNRQLAEVLEIFPAHGVIPVTDGAEDEQIFPLITSRLPIISTRRVVVKQSESIETTYYILYRYLKEIFSDPEAAKIFFGLPGMILLIYGIARLLSIKYQESVTIISSTVTGIILFLIGGYFFARAFRLKESVGHLLTKGFIQFVSAIAAVFVLFAGAVSAYLNLESIALQLTGRYPGTELLGIVIFLNAINTSFVVALAVLMIGKVVHAYLRRDHHIWYYISGLLLLPALWVTIDVTTLYALSILSFYSMEFLKRGIIALGDIALATLVGMYLRDKLRGWERVETERSTA, encoded by the coding sequence ATACTTGCCATTGATAGAGATAATGACTTTGGTGAAAAAGCTGGGGTTAAAGGGCCTGTTATTGGGAAAGAGGCATGTATAGATGCTGCTTTAAAACTAAGTCTTGCAGATCCTGAAGACAGCGATGCCAATGTTCTTTACGCAGCGATCAAATTGTATGAAGAACTTAAAGAACGTGGCGAATTTGATGACGTTGAAATTGCTCTTATAACTGGACATTCAGAGGTCGGTATTAAGAGTGATATTGAACTAAACAGGCAATTGGCAGAGGTCCTGGAGATATTCCCTGCACATGGAGTAATTCCTGTCACAGATGGGGCTGAGGATGAGCAGATTTTCCCATTGATAACTTCTAGGCTCCCTATCATAAGTACTCGGAGAGTTGTCGTTAAACAGAGTGAGAGTATTGAAACCACTTATTACATCCTTTATCGTTACTTGAAAGAAATTTTTAGCGATCCCGAGGCTGCAAAAATATTTTTTGGATTGCCAGGAATGATACTTCTTATTTATGGCATCGCACGGTTATTATCTATTAAATATCAAGAAAGTGTTACTATAATCTCCTCAACCGTTACAGGTATTATTCTATTCCTTATAGGCGGTTATTTCTTCGCAAGAGCCTTTAGATTAAAAGAGAGCGTGGGGCACTTGCTCACTAAAGGGTTTATACAATTCGTCTCTGCAATAGCTGCAGTATTTGTACTATTTGCAGGTGCTGTAAGTGCTTACTTAAACCTAGAAAGCATAGCCCTTCAACTTACAGGTAGATATCCTGGAACAGAGCTGTTAGGGATAGTTATATTTCTAAACGCAATAAACACATCATTTGTTGTCGCTTTAGCTGTTTTGATGATTGGCAAAGTAGTACACGCATATCTAAGAAGAGACCACCACATCTGGTACTACATAAGTGGACTTCTCCTCCTTCCAGCTCTTTGGGTCACGATAGATGTCACCACACTTTATGCACTTTCAATTCTCTCTTTCTACTCAATGGAGTTTCTTAAGAGAGGTATAATAGCCTTAGGTGATATAGCACTTGCAACATTGGTGGGAATGTATTTGAGAGACAAATTAAGAGGATGGGAAAGAGTTGAAACTGAAAGAAGCACTGCATAA
- a CDS encoding deoxyribonuclease IV, with the protein MIKVRRLRFGTAGIPISTPKPSTITGIEQVRKLGLDAMELEFVRGINLKPEMAKKIGEVAQKNDVLLTAHAPYYINLNATERAKVEASKRRIIQSAERLYEAGGWSVVFHAGYYLKQDPAKVYEKIKTEIRDIVKTLQDKGVEVWVRPELTGKPTQFGDLKELIRLSQELEHVLPAIDFAHCHARNRGRYNSIEEWNEMLSLIEQELGREALDNMHIHISGINYSEKGEKNHLNLQESDMKWEDLLAILKEFRVKGVVISESPNIEGDAILMKKKYKEIKV; encoded by the coding sequence ATGATAAAGGTCAGGCGATTAAGATTTGGGACTGCAGGAATACCTATTTCAACTCCTAAACCATCTACAATCACTGGAATAGAACAAGTTAGAAAGCTGGGTCTAGATGCTATGGAACTTGAATTTGTTAGAGGAATCAATTTAAAGCCTGAAATGGCAAAGAAGATCGGGGAAGTTGCTCAAAAAAATGACGTGCTTCTGACAGCTCACGCACCTTATTACATAAACTTAAACGCAACTGAAAGAGCAAAAGTAGAGGCGAGTAAAAGAAGAATAATTCAAAGTGCTGAAAGACTCTACGAAGCTGGAGGATGGAGTGTAGTTTTCCATGCAGGCTACTATCTCAAACAAGATCCTGCTAAAGTATATGAGAAAATAAAAACTGAAATAAGAGATATCGTAAAGACTTTGCAGGATAAAGGAGTGGAGGTATGGGTTCGACCAGAACTCACCGGAAAACCCACTCAATTTGGAGATTTAAAAGAGCTCATACGCTTGAGTCAAGAATTAGAGCATGTTTTACCTGCAATAGATTTTGCACATTGCCATGCCAGAAATAGGGGGAGATACAATAGCATAGAAGAATGGAACGAAATGCTCTCCCTAATCGAGCAAGAGCTAGGACGAGAAGCCTTAGATAACATGCATATTCACATAAGTGGAATAAACTACTCTGAAAAAGGTGAAAAAAATCACCTAAATCTGCAGGAAAGCGACATGAAATGGGAGGATCTCCTAGCTATACTCAAAGAATTCAGAGTGAAAGGAGTTGTAATAAGCGAGAGCCCAAACATAGAAGGCGATGCCATATTAATGAAAAAGAAATACAAGGAAATTAAAGTTTAA